One stretch of Astatotilapia calliptera chromosome 3, fAstCal1.2, whole genome shotgun sequence DNA includes these proteins:
- the LOC113016199 gene encoding uncharacterized protein LOC113016199 — MVARGNQKADEAAKEAAGYKGQRQLVQVTPEEEVSTNSMEEVRQAQEETSPEEKGVWENKGAWQDGGLWRGPDGRPALTAKMAGQKVNEAHGLGHVGVKQMERNLCRWWHPDLRRMILEKARTCLICGAHNPKPAVKPEAGKFLMPGRPGEEVVIDYTDMIDTGPGGVRYLLVCVDVLTGWPEAWATKCEDAKSVIKCLTNHYIPRHGFPKRIRSDNGTHFKNKDLQEVERMNLNLKNKLAKICAQTGLNWVAALPIALMTIRCL; from the exons ATGGTGGCAAGAGGAAATCAGAAAGCTGACGAAGCCGCAAAGGAAGCAGCGGGCTACAAAGGACAGAGACAACTGGTGCAGGTAACCCCAGAAGAGGAGGTTAGCACTAACAGCATGGAAGAAGTTAGACAGGCTCAGGAGGAGACATCCccagaggaaaagggggtgTGGGAAAACAAAGGAGCCTGGCAAGATGGCGGTTTGTGGAGGGGGCCAGATGGGCGTCCCGCTTTAACGGCCAAAATGGCGGGACAAAAGGTGAATGAGGCTCACGGGCTTGGTCACgtgggagtgaaacagatggagagaaatttgtgCCGATGGTGGCATCCTGATTTGAGAAGGATGATACTGGAAAAGGCCAGAACGTGCCTAATTTGTGGGGCACACAACCCAAAGCCAGCAGTAAAACCTGAAGCTGGTAAGTTTCTCATGCCAGGAAGGCCAGGAGAAGAGGTCGTGATTGATTATACCGACATGATTGATACAGGCCCAGGTGGGGTGAGgtatttgttggtgtgtgtggatgttctGACTGGATGGCCCGAAGCATGGGCGACCAAATGTGAAGATGCGAAAAGTGTGATTAAGTGCTTAACCAATCATTACATTCCAAGGCATGGGTTTCCCAAGAGAATTAGATCAGACAATGGTACTCACTTCAAGAATAAAGATTTGCAAGAG GTAGAGAGGATGaacctaaatttgaaaaacaagttggctAAAATTTGTGCGCAGACAGGGCTAAATTGGGTCGCAGCCCTGCCCATTGCTTTGATGACcataagatgtttatga
- the LOC113011370 gene encoding uncharacterized protein LOC113011370 → MESEQQWHKPRTVGVRPGPINSMIFTKPVPNRMAQTGVRSGFYRGMVGPLPDPCLFRITEAYAKFNIEDRPLVTTMNMRPDKPLVESAFGLVQEGSVLSYQQPVLTTRYITLHRDAPPTPHLPLEGYDILPSDCVFVCSEEELLHLKSLSVTLEMAHKIEEATREQSSSSEWHQLRRPRVTASRFREVCHVRGQSSAESLAERILKGTRQTADMRRGTEMEPAIAAEYSRLMNVNYSPCGLVIHPIACCIS, encoded by the exons ATGGAATCTGAACAGCAATGGCACAAGCCACGGACAGTG GGTGTGAGGCCAGGACCCATCAACTCCATGATCTTCACTAAGCCAGTACCAAATAGGATGGCCCAGACTGGAGTACG GAGTGGCTTCTACAGAGGCATGGTGGGTCCGTTACCAGATCCCTGCTTGTTCAGAATAACGGAGGCATATGCAAAATTTAATATTGAGGACAGGCCACTTGTGACCACAATGAACATGAGACCTGACAAGCCCCTTGTGGAAAGTGCCTTTGGGCTGGTGCAGGAGGGCAGTGTTCTGTCATATCAGCAGCCGGTTTTGACAACCCGGTACATCACACTACACCGCGATGCACCACCAACACCGCACTTGCCTCTGGAGGGGTATGACATCTTGCCAtcagattgtgtgtttgtgtgctcagAAGAAGAGCTTCTGCATCTGAAAAGCTTGTCTGTAACTCTGGAAATGGCTCACAAAATAGAGGAAGCTACACGTGAGCAAAGCTCTTCGTCTGAGTGGCATCAGCTCCGCAGGCCCAGAGTGACTGCCTCTAGGTTTCGGGAGGTGTGTCACGTCAGAGGCCAGAGCTCGGCCGAGTCACTAGCAGAGCGTATATTGAAGGGAACAAGGCAGACAGCAGACATGAGGAGAGGAACTGAGATGGAGCCTGCAATAGCAGCAGAGTATAGTAGGCTAATGAATGTTAACTACTCACCCTGTGGTCTGGTCATTCACCCCATTGCTTGCTGCATCTCCTGA
- the LOC113011376 gene encoding uncharacterized protein LOC113011376: MSIKRKVFKTEHFQKQEKKYSEHCCVPLCSASAKFNGILSFHAFPTHSDLRRQWLVNIRRDHFTITSHTRVCCRHFASDQLIEPTTLDGRRRLIKGAVPTLFEWNGYKVEPPRRSVWERTERRPELVPPDDQEEQSLTRDHDYCSVPEPSALDISASAAEDLSEDVETLRKEIQELRVQREFGLQRFAGSDTDIRFYTRFPSYDHLMAFWVLIEPCIYKMIRVSRAKSAANRNEEVLTPARTSTRQLLQPIDEFFLFLVFLSVGLKERDLAHRFNIHQSTVSRIIATWTNFLATALGSQCIWLTREEVQAYLPEEFKDFSDTQMILDCSPLVPTQQSHTTASH; the protein is encoded by the exons ATGAGTATAAAAAGGAAAGTatttaaaacagaacattttcaaaaacaggagaagaaaTACTCCGAGCATTGCTGTGTCCCACTTTGTTCAGCTTCAGCCAAATTTAACGGCATACTAAGTTTTCATGCCTTTCCGACCCATTCCGACTTGAGAAGACAATGGCTGGTAAATATACGCCGGGATCATTTCACGATTACCTCTCACACCAGGGTCTGCTGCAGACACTTTGCCAGTGATCAACTCATAGAGCCAACAACCCTCGATGGTCGAAGGAGGCTTATTAAAGGTGCTGTACCAACACTTTTTGAGTGGAATGGCTATAAAGTTGAACCACCGCGGCGTAGTGTTTGGGAGAGAACGGAGCGACGCCCTGAACTAGTTCCTCCTGACGATCAAGAAGAGCAAAGTCTTACAAGAGATCATGACTACTGCTCAGTCCCTGAGCCATCTGCATTGGACATATCTGCATCAGCTGCAGAAGACCTGTCCGAAGACGTGGAGACTCTGAGGAAGGAAATACAGGAGTTACGTGTCCAGCGAGAATTTGGGTTACAGCGTTTTGCTGGCTCCGACACTGACATCCGATTCTATACCAG ATTTCCAAGCTATGATCATTTGATGGCATTCTGGGTTTTGATTGAGCCTTGCATCTATAAAATGATCCGGGTTTCAAGAGCCAAGTCAGCTGCCAATCGGAACGAAGAAGTGTTGACACCTGCACGCACATCAACA AGGCAGCTGCTACAGCCAATTgatgagttttttcttttcctggttTTCCTGTCAGTTGGTTTGAAGGAGAGGGACCTGGCACACCGATTTAACATACACCAGTCCACAGTGAGCCGCATTATTGCAACATGGACAAATTTTCTTGCCACTGCCCTGGGGTCTCAGTGCATCTGGCTTACACGTGAAGAAGTGCAAGCTTACCTCCCTGAGGAATTCAAAGATTTCTCAGACACCCAGATGATCCTTGACT GTAGTCCTCTTGtgcccacacaacaaagtcacaCCACTGCATCCCACTGA